The following proteins are encoded in a genomic region of Fusarium oxysporum f. sp. lycopersici 4287 chromosome 1, whole genome shotgun sequence:
- a CDS encoding CMGC/CK2 protein kinase, which yields MARVYADVNQSMPRSYWDYDSVNISWGALENYEVVRKIGRGKYSEVFEGINVVNYQKCVVKVLKPVKKKKIKREIKILQNLAGGPNVVALLDVVRDAQSKTPSLIFEHVNNTDFRSLYPKFNDIDVRFYIFELLKALDFCHSKGIMHRDVKPHNVMIDHENRKLRLIDWGLAEFYHPGTEYNVRVASRYFKGPELLVDFQEYDYSLDMWSLGAMFASMIFRKEPFFHGNSNSDQLVKIAKVLGTDDLFDYIDKYEIELDAQYDDILGRFQKKPWHSFVTSENQRFVSNEAIDFLDKLLRYDHQERLTAKEAQAHPYFNPVRDPEVFKQHLAAANGAANKS from the exons ATGGCGCGCGTCTACGCCGATGTCAACCAGAGCATGCCCCGCAGTTACTGGGACTACGACAGTGTTAACATCA GCTGGGGTGCCCTAGAAAACTACGAGGTCGTCAGAAAGATTG GCCGTGGAAAGTACTCTGAAGTCTTTGAAGGCATCAATGTCGTCAACTACCAGAAATGCGTCGTCAAGGTTCTAAAGCctgtgaagaagaagaagatcaagcgCGAGATTAAGATCCTCCAGAATTTGGCCGGAGGTCCTAATGTTGTTGCCTTGCTCGACGTTGTTCGGGATGCGCAG AGTAAGACGCCGTCCCTCATTTTCGAGCACGTCAACAATACCGATTTCCGAAGCCTCTACCCTAAGTTCAATGACATCGATGTCCGGTTCTACATCTttgagctcctcaaggcTTTGGACTTCTGCCACAGCAAGGGTATTATGCATCGAGATGTTAAGCCTCATAACGTTATGATCGATCATGAGAACCGAAAG TTGCGTCTCATCGATTGGGGCCTGGCCGAATTTTATCATCCCGGTACCGAATACAACGTTCGTGTGGCCTCTCGCTATTTCAAGGGTCCAGAACTGTTGGTCGATTTCCAGGAGTATGATTACAGTCTCGACATGTGGAGCCTGGGAGCCATGTTTGCTTCTATGATCTTCCGAAAGGAGCCGTTCTTCCATGGGAACAGTAACTCGGACCAGCTTGTGAAGATTGCAAAGGTTCTCGGTACTGATGATCTGTTTGACTACATCGATAAGTACGAAATTGAACTGGATGCGCAATATGACGACATTCTCGGACGATTCCAGAAGAAGCCCTGGCATAGCTTCGTCACCTCGGAAAATCAGCGATTTGTTTCTAATGAGGCCATCGATTTCCTTGACAAGCTACTGCGATACGACCATCAG GAGCGTTTGACCGCCAAGGAGGCGCAAGCGCACCCCTACTTCAACCCTGTCCGTGATCCCGAGGTTTTCAAGCAACACCTTGCAGCTGCTAATGGCGCTGCCAACAAGTCTTGA
- a CDS encoding beclin 1, translated as MNCQKCRQPLRLDGSLEDLNPAAYDVLVSSTSPQTLKKSSVTSPPITQPQEQARKSLYETVSRNTGPPTFKRNHGGHPRDSSMSFVLLSESQMTHPSQPPESHAMPTALRRASSARSNGDNVDAPVGNEMDRVNRLFEILSARSDIDHPICVECTEMLVEGLQKKLEVASRERDAYVKHLKEAKANKPSEEDMKAQEEALRKAEQDRATAMEELKKLESEKTSLDEELVALEEESRQLDKEEEKFWRERNEFATKMGEFQAEKDSINAKYSNDSQLLEKLQRSNVYNDTFCISHDGSFATINGLRLGRLSNKPVDWPEINAAWGHALLLLVTVADKLSYRFDGYDPQPMGSTSRIIRYEVPSPSSSRLGSRAVNAPPKKHVLELYSSGDMPLGLTFMHRRFDNAMVGFLELVRQLGAYVHRQTDATGTPLSLPYKIDGDKIGDVSIKLGIAQDDGWTKACKLTLTCCKFLLAHASNVTSNARNGGN; from the exons ATGAACTGCCAGAAATGCCGCCAGCCTCTCAGGCTGGACGGGTCCCTCGAGGACCTCAATCCAGCCGCCTACGATGTGCTTGTTT CATCTACATCTCCCCAAACCCTCAAGAAATCATCTGTAACGAGCCCACCGATTACGCAACCACAAGAGCAAGCGCGCAAGTCTCTATACGAAACAGTCTCAAGAAATACCGGGCCACCGACGTTCAAGCGCAACCATGGAGGGCATCCCCGCGATTCCTCTATGTCTTTCGTTTTATTGTCAGAGTCCCAGATGACTCACCCGAGTCAGCCTCCAGAGTCTCACGCTATGCCAACAGCATTGCGCCGTGCCAGCTCTGCCAGAAGTAATGGGGATAATGTTGACGCGCCTGTGGGAAACGAGATGGATAGGGTCAACCGACTTTTCGAAATTCTATCTGCGCGATCCGATATCGACCACCCTATCTGTGTTGAATGTACGGAAATGCTTGTTGAGGGCCTAcagaagaagctagaggTTGCTTCACGCGAAAGAGACGCCTATGTGAAACATCTTAAGGAGGCGAAAGCAAACAAACCAAGCGAAGAAGACATGAAAGCTCAAGAGGAAGCGCTGAGAAAAGCTGAGCAGGATAGAGCAACAGCTATggaagagctgaagaagctggagtcGGAAAAGACTTCCTTAGATGAGGAGCTCGTAGCTCTTGAGGAGGAGTCGCGACAACTGGacaaagaggaggagaagttCTGGAGGGAACGAAACGAGTTTGCTACCAAGATGGGTGAATTCCAGGCGGAAAAGGACAGCATCAACGCCAAGTACAGCAACGATTCCCAGCTCCTAGAAAAGCTGCAGCGATCTAACGTATATAACGACACATTTTGTATCAGCCACGATGGGAGCTTTGCGACAATTAACGGTCTTCGGCTTGGTCGTCTCTCTAACAAACCGGTAGATTGGCCAGAAATCAACGCCGCGTGGGGACACGCACTGCTACTCTTGGTTACCGTTGCGGACAAACTTTCCTACAGATTCGATGGATATGACCCGCAGCCTATGGGAAGCACGTCAAGAATCATCCGATACGAAGTACCAAGCCCTTCTTCCAGTCGACTAGGCAGTCGCGCTGTCAATGCCCCCCCAAAGAAGCATGTACTTGAGTTGTACAGCTCTGGAGATATGCCTCTAGGATTAACATTCATGCACCGACGCTTTGATAACGCCATGGTTGGGTTCCTGGAGCTTGTACGACAGCTGGGCGCGTATGTCCATAGGCAAACAGATGCAACGGGCACACCTCTTAGCTTGCCATATAAGATTGACGGTGACAAAATTGGCGATGTCAGCATCAAACTCGGCATTGCgcaagatgatggatggacgAAGGCGTGCAAGCTGACATTGACGTGTTGTAAGTTTCTGCTCGCGCACGCCAGCAACGTCACTTCCAACGCAAGAAATGGTGGGAACTGA